The Salmo salar chromosome ssa06, Ssal_v3.1, whole genome shotgun sequence genome window below encodes:
- the LOC106607255 gene encoding alpha-2,8-sialyltransferase 8E isoform X1, with protein sequence MRGLFSFMLTLSILGTVMTALVWYVFSNRNVQPGRLRHKSNIMNSGPVPSRTCKGCRDTVTEKVVERYSHSWKKQEDKFRNFRSLLSNRCHGLTKAMVTQANTPLGSKVVYDGEKRKPLQVTPELFSTFAKENPFVNTTWDTCSVVGNGGILANSSCGEKIDSAQFVIRCNLPPLENGYERDVGNKTDLVTANPSILMEKYGGLQERRRPFVESLRSYGDSLMLLPAFSYGHNTPVSLRALYTIQDFDSPSRPVFLNPEYLQSLARFWQGQGLRTVRLSTGLIVASLALELCANVHLYGFWPFNKHPHRHQNLTNHYYDDRQSKKTVHAMPAEFDHLLRLHTQGVLRIHLGECTPTASPGCSSKMAWASASVSGFSLPVGSLGSAMPTLVQHNTTSQTQKPWAGPNINVSGPSGLGQGASEDPIQGSDSEQRTKHRRGNRRRPGK encoded by the exons ATGAGGGGACTGTTCTCCTTTATGCTCACCCTGTCCATCCTGGGGACTGTCATGACTGCACTCGTCTGGTACGTCTTCAGCAACCG TAATGTCCAACCTGGCAGACTCCGCCACAAAAGTAATATTATGAACTCTGGGCCAGTCCCCTCCAGAACATGCAAGGGCTGCAG ggaTACAGTCACTGAAAAAGTGGTGGAGCGCTACTCTCACAGCTGGAAGAAGCAGGAGGACAAGTTCAGAAATTTCAG GTCTCTTCTGAGTAACAGATGTCATGGACTCACCAAGGCTATGGTGACACAGGCTAACACTCCTCTGGGGTCAAAGGTTGTGTAcgatggagagaagaggaagccTCTTCAGGTGACCCCTGAACTGTTCAGCACCTTCGCTAAG GAGAATCCTTTTGTGAATACGACATGGGATACGTGTTCTGTCGTTGGGAATGGGGGAATCCTAGCTAATAGCAGCTGTGGAGAGAAAATCGACTCCGCCCAGTTTGTTATCAG GTGTAACCTCCCTCCTCTGGAGAACGGCTATGAGAGAGACGTGGGCAACAAGACAGACCTGGTGACAGCTAATCCCAGCATCCTCATGGAGAA ATATGGGGGCCTGCAGGAGCGTCGTCGGCCCTTCGTGGAGAGCCTGCGTAGCTATGGCGACTCCCTGATGCTCCTGCCAGCCTTCTCGTACGGCCACAACACACCCGTGTCTCTGCGGGCCCTCTACACCATCCAGGACTTTGACAGCCCTTCGCGGCCCGTCTTCCTCAACCCAGAGTACCTACAGAGTCTGGCGCGCTTCTGGCAGGGCCAGGGCCTGCGAACGGTACGCCTCAGCACAGGACTCATCGTGGCTAGCCTGGCGCTGGAGCTGTGTGCCAACGTGCATCTCTACGGGTTCTGGCCCTTTAATAAACACCCCCACCGACACCAGAACCTCACCAACCACTACTACGACGACAGGCAGAGTAAGAAGACGGTGCACGCCATGCCTGCTGAGTTCGACCACCTGCTAAGACTCCACACCCAGGGCGTGCTCAGGATACACCTGGGAGAGTGTACACCCACCGCCAG TCCTGGATGTAGCTCAAAGATGGCCTGGGCCTCAGCCTCAGTCTCAGGCTTCAGTCTCCCGGTTGGCTCTCTGGGTAGTGCCATGCCCACACtggtacaacacaacacaacctccCAGACCCAGAAGCCTTGGGCTGGGCCCAACATCAACGTCTCTGGACCATCAGGACTGGGGCAGGGTGCTTCTGAAGACCCCATACAGGGTTCAGACTCAGAGCAAAGGACAAAACACAGGAGGGGGAACAGAAGAAGACCAGGGAAGTGA
- the LOC106607255 gene encoding alpha-2,8-sialyltransferase 8E isoform X2 — MRGLFSFMLTLSILGTVMTALVWYVFSNRDTVTEKVVERYSHSWKKQEDKFRNFRSLLSNRCHGLTKAMVTQANTPLGSKVVYDGEKRKPLQVTPELFSTFAKENPFVNTTWDTCSVVGNGGILANSSCGEKIDSAQFVIRCNLPPLENGYERDVGNKTDLVTANPSILMEKYGGLQERRRPFVESLRSYGDSLMLLPAFSYGHNTPVSLRALYTIQDFDSPSRPVFLNPEYLQSLARFWQGQGLRTVRLSTGLIVASLALELCANVHLYGFWPFNKHPHRHQNLTNHYYDDRQSKKTVHAMPAEFDHLLRLHTQGVLRIHLGECTPTASPGCSSKMAWASASVSGFSLPVGSLGSAMPTLVQHNTTSQTQKPWAGPNINVSGPSGLGQGASEDPIQGSDSEQRTKHRRGNRRRPGK, encoded by the exons ATGAGGGGACTGTTCTCCTTTATGCTCACCCTGTCCATCCTGGGGACTGTCATGACTGCACTCGTCTGGTACGTCTTCAGCAACCG ggaTACAGTCACTGAAAAAGTGGTGGAGCGCTACTCTCACAGCTGGAAGAAGCAGGAGGACAAGTTCAGAAATTTCAG GTCTCTTCTGAGTAACAGATGTCATGGACTCACCAAGGCTATGGTGACACAGGCTAACACTCCTCTGGGGTCAAAGGTTGTGTAcgatggagagaagaggaagccTCTTCAGGTGACCCCTGAACTGTTCAGCACCTTCGCTAAG GAGAATCCTTTTGTGAATACGACATGGGATACGTGTTCTGTCGTTGGGAATGGGGGAATCCTAGCTAATAGCAGCTGTGGAGAGAAAATCGACTCCGCCCAGTTTGTTATCAG GTGTAACCTCCCTCCTCTGGAGAACGGCTATGAGAGAGACGTGGGCAACAAGACAGACCTGGTGACAGCTAATCCCAGCATCCTCATGGAGAA ATATGGGGGCCTGCAGGAGCGTCGTCGGCCCTTCGTGGAGAGCCTGCGTAGCTATGGCGACTCCCTGATGCTCCTGCCAGCCTTCTCGTACGGCCACAACACACCCGTGTCTCTGCGGGCCCTCTACACCATCCAGGACTTTGACAGCCCTTCGCGGCCCGTCTTCCTCAACCCAGAGTACCTACAGAGTCTGGCGCGCTTCTGGCAGGGCCAGGGCCTGCGAACGGTACGCCTCAGCACAGGACTCATCGTGGCTAGCCTGGCGCTGGAGCTGTGTGCCAACGTGCATCTCTACGGGTTCTGGCCCTTTAATAAACACCCCCACCGACACCAGAACCTCACCAACCACTACTACGACGACAGGCAGAGTAAGAAGACGGTGCACGCCATGCCTGCTGAGTTCGACCACCTGCTAAGACTCCACACCCAGGGCGTGCTCAGGATACACCTGGGAGAGTGTACACCCACCGCCAG TCCTGGATGTAGCTCAAAGATGGCCTGGGCCTCAGCCTCAGTCTCAGGCTTCAGTCTCCCGGTTGGCTCTCTGGGTAGTGCCATGCCCACACtggtacaacacaacacaacctccCAGACCCAGAAGCCTTGGGCTGGGCCCAACATCAACGTCTCTGGACCATCAGGACTGGGGCAGGGTGCTTCTGAAGACCCCATACAGGGTTCAGACTCAGAGCAAAGGACAAAACACAGGAGGGGGAACAGAAGAAGACCAGGGAAGTGA
- the LOC106607256 gene encoding gap junction gamma-1 protein, with product MSWSFLTRLLEEIHNHSTFVGKLWLTVLVVFRIVLTAVGGESIYYDEQSKFVCNSGQPGCENVCYDAFAPLSHVRFWVFQIILVAMPSLMYMGYAVNKIARLDKGGGGGATPIGGPRRSASGARQHRGIEEDQDQDQEDDPMIYEVPEPEPPRRVDPLAPRPKPKVRHDGRRRIQGDGLMRIYVLQLVTRTALEAGFLAGQYLLYGFRVIPVFVCSFKPCPHSVDCFVSRPTEKTIFLRIMYGVTVLCLTLNVWEMLHLGIGTICDILRRRRCPPQEDEYQLGLLGPSVGVSVGVPVPEPGTGGGVVGDGGADYVGYPFSWNAPSAPPGYNIVVKPEQIPYTDLSNAKMACKQNRANIAQEEQQQFGSNEDNFPTGGEARVALNKDMILHAHDQLEAAIQAYSQQHRAEEHLVDNHDDKPRSNITQAQAQPHPHKERKHRFKHGKGGSSGEGTGSSSNSSSSKSGVGKPSVWI from the exons ATGAGCTGGAGCTTCCTCACGCGGCTGCTGGAGGAGATCCACAACCACTCCACCTTCGTGGGGAAGCTGTGGCTCACCGTGCTTGTCGTCTTCCGCATCGTCCTCACCGCCGTCGGGGGAGAGTCCATCTACTACGACGAGCAGAGCAAGTTCGTCTGCAACTCGGGCCAGCCGGGCTGCGAGAACGTCTGCTACGACGCCTTCGCACCGCTATCGCACGTCCGCTTCTGGGTCTTCCAGATCATCCTGGTGGCCATGCCATCTCTCATGTACATGGGCTACGCCGTCAACAAGATCGCCCGGCTGGACAAGGGCGGGGGAGGG ggggctaCACCCATCGGAGGCCCAAGAAGATCTGCTTCGGGGGCGCGGCAGCACCGGGGTATAGaggaggaccaggaccaggaccaagaGGATGACCCTATGATCTACGAGGTGCCTGAGCCCGAGCCCCCTCGCCGGGTCGACCCGCTAGCCCCACGGCCCAAGCCCAAGGTACGCCATGACGGGCGGCGGCGTATCCAGGGTGACGGGCTGATGCGTATTTACGTGTTGCAGCTGGTGACTCGCACGGCGCTGGAGGCGGGCTTCCTGGCGGGCCAGTACCTGCTGTACGGCTTCCGCGTCATTCCCGTGTTCGTGTGCTCCTTCAAGCCCTGCCCCCACAGCGTGGACTGCTTCGTGTCGCGGCCCACGGAGAAGACCATCTTCCTGCGCATCATGTATGGGGTCACGGTGCTCTGCCTCACCCTCAACGTGTGGGAGATGCTGCACCTGGGCATCGGGACCATCTGTGACATCCTCCGCCGTCGCCGCTGCCCGCCCCAGGAGGACGAGTACCAGCTGGGGCTGCTGGGACCCAGCGTGGGGGTCTCCGTGGGGGTGCCAGTCCCGGAGCCGGGCACGGGGGGAGGGGTGGTGGGGGACGGGGGTGCTGACTACGTGGGGTACCCGTTCTCGTGGAACGCCCCGTCGGCTCCGCCGGGCTACAACATCGTGGTGAAGCCAGAGCAGATCCCCTACACGGACTTGAGCAACGCCAAGATGGCGTGCAAGCAGAACCGGGCCAACATtgcccaggaggagcagcagCAGTTTGGGAGCAACGAGGACAATTTCCCCACGGGAGGGGAGGCCCGTGTGGCCCTCAACAAGGACATGATCCTGCATGCCCATGACCAGCTAGAGGCAGCCATCCAGGCCTACAGCCAGCAGCACAGGGCAGAGGAACACCTGGTGGACAACCATGATGACAAGCCCCGAAGCAACATCACCCAGGCCCAGGCCCAGCCGCACCCTCACAAGGAGCGCAAGCACCGCTTCAAACACGGCAAGGGGGGCAGCAGTGGAGAAGGGACTgggagcagcagcaacagcagtagcagcaaGTCAGGGGTGGGCAAGCCTTCTGTGTGGATTTGA
- the LOC106607255 gene encoding alpha-2,8-sialyltransferase 8E isoform X4: MRGLFSFMLTLSILGTVMTALVWYVFSNRSLLSNRCHGLTKAMVTQANTPLGSKVVYDGEKRKPLQVTPELFSTFAKENPFVNTTWDTCSVVGNGGILANSSCGEKIDSAQFVIRCNLPPLENGYERDVGNKTDLVTANPSILMEKYGGLQERRRPFVESLRSYGDSLMLLPAFSYGHNTPVSLRALYTIQDFDSPSRPVFLNPEYLQSLARFWQGQGLRTVRLSTGLIVASLALELCANVHLYGFWPFNKHPHRHQNLTNHYYDDRQSKKTVHAMPAEFDHLLRLHTQGVLRIHLGECTPTASPGCSSKMAWASASVSGFSLPVGSLGSAMPTLVQHNTTSQTQKPWAGPNINVSGPSGLGQGASEDPIQGSDSEQRTKHRRGNRRRPGK; encoded by the exons ATGAGGGGACTGTTCTCCTTTATGCTCACCCTGTCCATCCTGGGGACTGTCATGACTGCACTCGTCTGGTACGTCTTCAGCAACCG GTCTCTTCTGAGTAACAGATGTCATGGACTCACCAAGGCTATGGTGACACAGGCTAACACTCCTCTGGGGTCAAAGGTTGTGTAcgatggagagaagaggaagccTCTTCAGGTGACCCCTGAACTGTTCAGCACCTTCGCTAAG GAGAATCCTTTTGTGAATACGACATGGGATACGTGTTCTGTCGTTGGGAATGGGGGAATCCTAGCTAATAGCAGCTGTGGAGAGAAAATCGACTCCGCCCAGTTTGTTATCAG GTGTAACCTCCCTCCTCTGGAGAACGGCTATGAGAGAGACGTGGGCAACAAGACAGACCTGGTGACAGCTAATCCCAGCATCCTCATGGAGAA ATATGGGGGCCTGCAGGAGCGTCGTCGGCCCTTCGTGGAGAGCCTGCGTAGCTATGGCGACTCCCTGATGCTCCTGCCAGCCTTCTCGTACGGCCACAACACACCCGTGTCTCTGCGGGCCCTCTACACCATCCAGGACTTTGACAGCCCTTCGCGGCCCGTCTTCCTCAACCCAGAGTACCTACAGAGTCTGGCGCGCTTCTGGCAGGGCCAGGGCCTGCGAACGGTACGCCTCAGCACAGGACTCATCGTGGCTAGCCTGGCGCTGGAGCTGTGTGCCAACGTGCATCTCTACGGGTTCTGGCCCTTTAATAAACACCCCCACCGACACCAGAACCTCACCAACCACTACTACGACGACAGGCAGAGTAAGAAGACGGTGCACGCCATGCCTGCTGAGTTCGACCACCTGCTAAGACTCCACACCCAGGGCGTGCTCAGGATACACCTGGGAGAGTGTACACCCACCGCCAG TCCTGGATGTAGCTCAAAGATGGCCTGGGCCTCAGCCTCAGTCTCAGGCTTCAGTCTCCCGGTTGGCTCTCTGGGTAGTGCCATGCCCACACtggtacaacacaacacaacctccCAGACCCAGAAGCCTTGGGCTGGGCCCAACATCAACGTCTCTGGACCATCAGGACTGGGGCAGGGTGCTTCTGAAGACCCCATACAGGGTTCAGACTCAGAGCAAAGGACAAAACACAGGAGGGGGAACAGAAGAAGACCAGGGAAGTGA
- the LOC106607255 gene encoding alpha-2,8-sialyltransferase 8E isoform X3 — protein MNSGPVPSRTCKGCRDTVTEKVVERYSHSWKKQEDKFRNFRSLLSNRCHGLTKAMVTQANTPLGSKVVYDGEKRKPLQVTPELFSTFAKENPFVNTTWDTCSVVGNGGILANSSCGEKIDSAQFVIRCNLPPLENGYERDVGNKTDLVTANPSILMEKYGGLQERRRPFVESLRSYGDSLMLLPAFSYGHNTPVSLRALYTIQDFDSPSRPVFLNPEYLQSLARFWQGQGLRTVRLSTGLIVASLALELCANVHLYGFWPFNKHPHRHQNLTNHYYDDRQSKKTVHAMPAEFDHLLRLHTQGVLRIHLGECTPTASPGCSSKMAWASASVSGFSLPVGSLGSAMPTLVQHNTTSQTQKPWAGPNINVSGPSGLGQGASEDPIQGSDSEQRTKHRRGNRRRPGK, from the exons ATGAACTCTGGGCCAGTCCCCTCCAGAACATGCAAGGGCTGCAG ggaTACAGTCACTGAAAAAGTGGTGGAGCGCTACTCTCACAGCTGGAAGAAGCAGGAGGACAAGTTCAGAAATTTCAG GTCTCTTCTGAGTAACAGATGTCATGGACTCACCAAGGCTATGGTGACACAGGCTAACACTCCTCTGGGGTCAAAGGTTGTGTAcgatggagagaagaggaagccTCTTCAGGTGACCCCTGAACTGTTCAGCACCTTCGCTAAG GAGAATCCTTTTGTGAATACGACATGGGATACGTGTTCTGTCGTTGGGAATGGGGGAATCCTAGCTAATAGCAGCTGTGGAGAGAAAATCGACTCCGCCCAGTTTGTTATCAG GTGTAACCTCCCTCCTCTGGAGAACGGCTATGAGAGAGACGTGGGCAACAAGACAGACCTGGTGACAGCTAATCCCAGCATCCTCATGGAGAA ATATGGGGGCCTGCAGGAGCGTCGTCGGCCCTTCGTGGAGAGCCTGCGTAGCTATGGCGACTCCCTGATGCTCCTGCCAGCCTTCTCGTACGGCCACAACACACCCGTGTCTCTGCGGGCCCTCTACACCATCCAGGACTTTGACAGCCCTTCGCGGCCCGTCTTCCTCAACCCAGAGTACCTACAGAGTCTGGCGCGCTTCTGGCAGGGCCAGGGCCTGCGAACGGTACGCCTCAGCACAGGACTCATCGTGGCTAGCCTGGCGCTGGAGCTGTGTGCCAACGTGCATCTCTACGGGTTCTGGCCCTTTAATAAACACCCCCACCGACACCAGAACCTCACCAACCACTACTACGACGACAGGCAGAGTAAGAAGACGGTGCACGCCATGCCTGCTGAGTTCGACCACCTGCTAAGACTCCACACCCAGGGCGTGCTCAGGATACACCTGGGAGAGTGTACACCCACCGCCAG TCCTGGATGTAGCTCAAAGATGGCCTGGGCCTCAGCCTCAGTCTCAGGCTTCAGTCTCCCGGTTGGCTCTCTGGGTAGTGCCATGCCCACACtggtacaacacaacacaacctccCAGACCCAGAAGCCTTGGGCTGGGCCCAACATCAACGTCTCTGGACCATCAGGACTGGGGCAGGGTGCTTCTGAAGACCCCATACAGGGTTCAGACTCAGAGCAAAGGACAAAACACAGGAGGGGGAACAGAAGAAGACCAGGGAAGTGA